A single genomic interval of Gossypium raimondii isolate GPD5lz chromosome 11, ASM2569854v1, whole genome shotgun sequence harbors:
- the LOC105761527 gene encoding uncharacterized protein LOC105761527: protein MASCLAPVSISGGSHLKAREVWFTKFSTFGKKPSLVVRRKPLSSKNQFSVSAEYRNGSRGGGSDFVTGFLLGGAIFGTLGYVFAPQIRRSLLNEDEYGFRKAKRPIYYEGGLEKTRETLNEKISQLNSAIDNVSSRLRGSNNAPTVPAETDPEVEATM from the exons ATGGCTTCTTGCTTGGCTCCCGTTTCCATCTCAG GTGGTTCTCATCTCAAGGCACGTGAGGTTTGGTTCACTAAGTTCAGCACCTTTGGGAAAAAACCAAGTTTGGTAGTTCGAAGGAAACCATTGTCATCGAAAAACCAGTTTTCAGTTTCTGCTGAATATCG CAATGGCAGCAGGGGTGGAGGAAGTGATTTTGTTACTGGTTTTCTTTTAGGAGGTGCTATATTCGGAACTTTGGGATACGTTTTTGCACCGCAG ATTAGAAGATCCCTTCTAAATGAAGATGAATACGGATTCCGTAAGGCAAAGCGACCAATATACTATGAAGGAGGTTTAGAG AAAACCAGGGAGACCCTGAATGAAAAAATCAGCCAACTCAATTCGGCCATCGATAATGTATCCTCGCGATTGCGAGGCAGCAACAACGCACCTACTGTGCCGGCTGAGACTGACCCTGAAGTAGAAGCTACCATGTGA
- the LOC105801650 gene encoding norbelladine synthase produces MKGHLSHDYLLEVPAAVVWDTYRGLELGKLVNQMFQDVVGMIEVVHGDGGVGTILKITFPPGTLGLSYMKEIFTEADDEQRVKESEIIEGGFKDFGFEVYRYRFQIIEKNGESSIIRSSVEYEIDDKLQEIASLATTKQMEALNEVVGKHLKQKWDSSNKKP; encoded by the exons ATGAAGGGCCATCTCTCACATGATTATCTTTTGGAGGTTCCGGCAGCCGTCGTATGGGACACCTACCGTGGCCTCGAGCTCGGAAAACTAGTCAATCAAATGTTTCAAGATGTTGTGGGAATGATCGAAGTTGTTCACGGTGACGGAGGCGTTGGAACTATTTTAAAGATCACATTCCCTCCTG GAACATTGGGATTGAGCTATATGAAGGAAATATTTACAGAAGCTGATGATGAACAACGGGTGAAGGAAAGTGAAATCATCGAAGGAGGATTCAAAGATTTTGGATTTGAGGTTTATCGTTATCGCTTTCAAATCATTGAGAAAAATGGTGAATCATCTATTATCAGGTCATCGGTGGAGTACGAAATAGATGACAAGCTTCAAGAGATTGCTTCCCTTGCCACTACCAAGCAAATGGAAGCATTGAATGAAGTTGTTGGCAAACATCTCAAACAAAAATGGGATTCCTCTAATAAGAAACCTTAA
- the LOC105761528 gene encoding WEB family protein At3g02930, chloroplastic codes for MSAKSKTSLSDTPSKTSPATPRVASKVSRGLVKPEPGSPSPLQSTSHSVDRSQRLSLNSKPTVDHRSPKVATPPEKLQPRVIRGSQLQFQLNLVQEDLKKAEEKISLIEKEKAQAIDELKEAQKVAEEANAKLREALVARKQAEESSEIEKFRSVELEQVGTEAAQKKDEEWLEIESVRNQHALDLAVLASTTYELQRVKQELAMTCDTKNQALDHADGATKIAEINAEKVEILSAELVRLKSLLDSKREREVNEQNEMVSKLMEEIESLKHKLGKAKVYEEELVEKEAFIEQLNVDLGAARMAESYAHNIIEEWGNRIEELEMQIEEAKKLERFTLESLDSVMKQLESKNNSLQDAESEIVALKEKVRLLEMTIGTERRDLEESEHQIIMAKKENVEMANLVESLKSELETLKEEKTRALNNEKVAVSSVQTLLEEKNKLINELEDSRDEEEKSKKAMESLASALHEVSAEAREAKEKLLSRETDNENYETQLEELRLFLKATDGKYETMLDNAKNEIDLLTNTIEQSKNQYQNSKIEWEEKELHLVDCVKKSDEEKTCLEKEINRLVNLLKQSEEEASVSEEEAQLKENLKEVESNVIYLQEAVKEVKIESMKMKESMLDKETELQSVIQENEELRAREVASLKKVEELSKLLEEAMIKKQSEENGELTDSDKDYDLLPKVVEFSEENGHGSKEKPVLEILSERPEEPKNENSQKLNNGLKDEALQANEMENVNGKVKKEDERKVKDDPVEFKMWESCKIEKKEFSPEGEPEQEESFDEEGESKVDGSEGFDEINISTEIMDNGGNSPSKQQQHKKKKPLLHKFGSLLKKKGSSNQK; via the exons ATGTCTGCTAAATCCAA GACTAGTTTATCTGATACTCCTAGCAAGACTTCACCAGCAACACCTAGAGTGGCAAGTAAAGTGAGTAGGGGACTGGTCAAACCAGAGCCTGGTTCGCCTTCTCCCTTGCAGAGTACTAGTCATTCGGTTGATCGATCGCAAAGACTATCTCTTAACTCGAAGCCTACAGTTGATCATAGATCACCGAAGGTTGCCACACCACCTGAA AAACTGCAACCACGGGTGATTAGGGGATCTCAATTGCAGTTTCAGTTGAACTTGGTTCAAGAGGATTTAAAGAAAGCAGAGGAGAAAATATCATTGATCGAGAAAGAGAAAGCACAAGCAATTGATGAACTAAAAGAAGCACAAAAAGTGGCTGAAGAAGCAAATGCAAAGCTTAGAGAGGCTTTGGTTGCACGAAAGCAAGCTGAAGAGAGCTCCGAGATTGAGAAGTTTCGGTCTGTTGAGTTGGAACAGGTGGGAACGGAAGCTGctcaaaagaaagatgaagaatggCTAGAAATTGAATCTGTGAGGAACCAACATGCTTTGGATTTGGCTGTTCTTGCCTCGACCACTTATGAACTTCAAAGGGTGAAGCAGGAACTAGCCATGACTTGTGACACGAAGAACCAAGCATTGGACCATGCTGACGGTGCTACCAAGATTGCTGAAATCAATGCTGAGAAAGTGGAAATTCTCTCAGCTGAATTGGTTCGGTTGAAGTCATTGCTTGATTCAAAACGTGAAAGAGAGGTTAACGAACAGAATGAAATGGTGTCGAAGcttatggaagagatagaatCATTGAAACACAAACTTGGGAAAGCAAAGGTCTACGAAGAGGAGTTGGTGGAAAAGGAGGCTTTCATTGAACAACTTAATGTTGATCTAGGAGCTGCGAGAATGGCTGAATCTTATGCACATAACATAATAGAGGAGTGGGGAAATAGGATTGAAGAATTAGAAATGCAGATTGAGGAAGCAAAGAAGTTAGAAAGATTTACATTGGAATCTTTGGACTCGGTCATGAAACAACTAGAGAGCAAGAATAATTCATTGCAAGATGCGGAATCCGAAATTGTTGCTCTTAAAGAAAAGGTGAGGCTATTGGAAATGACGATTGGTACAGAAAGAAGGGATCTCGAGGAATCAGAACATCAGATTATTATGGCTAAGAAAGAAAATGTGGAAATGGCGAATTTGGTTGAGTCTCTAAAGTCCGAGTTAGAAACACTGAAAGAAGAAAAGACCCGAGCTCTAAATAACGAGAAGGTTGCAGTTTCGAGTGTCCAAACTCTTTTAGAAGAGAAAAACAAACTCATTAACGAGTTGGAAGATTCTAGGGATGAGGAAGAGAAGAGCAAGAAAGCAATGGAAAGTTTAGCTTCGGCCTTGCATGAAGTTTCTGCGGAAGCTAGGGAAGCTAAGGAGAAGCTGTTATCTCGTGAAACAGACAACGAAAATTACGAGACTCAGTTAGAGGAACTAAGGTTGTTCTTGAAAGCAACAGATGGGAAGTACGAAACCATGCTTGATAATGCGAAAAATGAGATTGATCTTCTCACAAATACCATTGAACAATCCAAGAATCAATATCAGAATTCCAAAATCGAGTGGGAAGAAAAAGAACTGCATTTAGTAGATTGTGTAAAAAAATCGGATGAAGAAAAAACGTGTCTGGAAAAGGAAATTAATAGGCTGGTAAATTTGCTGAAACAATCCGAGGAAGAAGCTTCTGTATCTGAGGAAGAAGCTCAGTTGAAGGAGAACCTAAAGGAAGTTGAATCGAACGTGATTTATCTGCAAGAAGCAGTAAAGGAAGTCAAGATTGAGAGCATGAAAATGAAGGAGAGTATGTTGGATAAAGAAACCGAGTTGCAGAGTGTCATTCAAGAAAATGAGGAACTTCGTGCTAGGGAAGTTGCGTCGCTTAAGAAAGTTGAGGAGTTGTCTAAGTTGTTAGAAGAAGCTATGATAAAAAAGCAAAGCGAGGAAAATGGTGAGCTAACCGACAGTGACAAGGACTATGATTTGTTGCCTAAGGTGGTTGAATTCTCGGAAGAGAACGGGCATGGAAGTAAAGAAAAGCCTGTGTTAGAGATCCTATCGGAGCGTCCTGAGGAGCCCAAAAATGAAAACTCCCAAAAGTTAAACAATGGCTTGAAAGATGAGGCTCTTCAAGCAAATGAAATGGAGAATGTGAATGGAAAAGTaaagaaagaagatgaaagaaaagtaaaggATGATCCGGTCGAATTTAAGATGTGGGAAAGCTGCAAAATCGAAAAGAAAGAATTCTCACCAGAAGGAGAACCTGAACAAGAAGAATCCTTTGATGAAGAAGGCGAGTCAAAGGTGGATGGTAGCGAGGGCTTTGATGAAATAAACATTTCAACAGAAATCATGGACAATGGTGGAAACTCACCATCAAAGCAGCAGCAACACAAAAAGAAGAAGCCTTTACTCCATAAATTCGGGAGCCTACTGAAGAAGAAAGGAAGTAGCAACCAGAAGTAG
- the LOC105761526 gene encoding uncharacterized protein LOC105761526 encodes MHLSIAQMGSKSDEFPDETDHVAVGSQYSINEDKTGDSLYHRPSEASNLLSVNSSHDSYSESIESKATARPSDVANAMVDVGIDRTFSNKSESKGVESHVDSISCPGRASDANIAFSYSNKDLDGKNSSRSATSVCSLGSGKAPTSEKLELSEPASVKEGSSSPRIQTPYLHSGSSKSAVGGSSEISPKIHPKLEADIDDNGRDPLDKTGKNLKEDELDELNEFVKLPDKQESPSQTASVDESFESDASEHDVKVCDICGDAGREDLLAICSKCTDGAEHTYCMREMLQKVPEGDWLCEECKLGEGTESQKQGLDAEGKKANKLSSSTRSLGKRHAENLEGASAPKRQAIQTNMGSPKSLSPSRLSAFSREGSFKNLDKGKVRPSPQISLGNHSGNGMPEAVRTPPSGPRLQTSKGSLLKCSSFNTLNSKPKVKLVDEVVIQKRKGAREHASFDSKEEPARIMGKSMSFKSGNSGRLNSGESKVKTLSSKYPHVQDLKGLKQVKEQISSERKNISKLNHSSSSVSTPKVDQKLTPRADAISHSSAINHRETKVVQSEGRPNTLSRSTSNLARKGVDNAVSSVVSSTNGRNSSEQKVNPVSLKEEPSSSSSRASERQPSNNNGVMSDGLSQSVDSINQSEKSRESSVSRSSKRVPCLTCKGMGHTAEYCSVCQASGADQSAPRTSREEINKGNKLKAAIEAAMRLKPGICERTSQDPSSVCDKAKNVISVESTDEGKTNICNHASTANIKLLNSHSTDAVSVVSSVGNLSVRDNYVPPLATVSAVPKLSAIPEHEYIWQGAFDVNKLGKPPELCGGIQAHISTLASPKVLEVVNSFPHKVSLYEVPRLSTWPAQFHDSSPKEDNIALYFFAKDLESYQNNYKVLLDTMVKNDLAVKGNFEGVELLIFPSNHLPEHCQRWNNLLFLWGVFKARKANCSNSSKSVCNPDASMVCLEKQRSSDIAQPVDNESAACDSSCNVVPVTTSVEKTCISTDRVGDNKVASFEQTFGGIKEKLEEQDVKVDTKFLSRIATSSTQVQPKMKCTTTLEESKFPDSQSDTELKPCLLVTETNNGSFKVEKVEMHIEEAKPSLNNCPTGKQEAVVEEKIGGDPVKIRDSKVDVCTDGKTSIRDLNSLQLNHPKTPFLDLTKPVPEVSTDTSQKLPWTEVKRVSVGRGCDNKKLKTGFSGIYQYTSARDQVPFRDDGLASDRHYPGSGSLVEEKRCDIACEEKIIPEDMGSSERFFFPVESRGPGEFRLGDNSKPWKELSLKDEDQVHDTSPNLELALGAETRPSNKGILPFFVGAMEKNDNRNTPQDKVTKKQEEDDVSASLSLSLSFPFPEMERNVKPVPKPEQQLPERHPVNTSLLLFQGFPEK; translated from the exons ATGCATCTTAGTATAGCTCAGATGGGGTCAAAGAGTGATGAGTTTCCTGATGAAACTGATCATGTTGCTGTTGGAAGTCAGTATTCTATCAACGAGGATAAAACAGGTGATAGCTTATACCATAGGCCCAGTGAAGCAAGTAATTTACTCAGTGTCAATTCAAGTCATGATTCTTACTCTGAAAGTATAGAAAGTAAAGCAACTGCAAGACCATCTGATGTAGCTAATGCGATGGTAGATGTTGGGATTGATAGAACCTTCTCAAACAAGTCTGAATCCAAAGGTGTTGAAAGCCATGTTGATAGTATTTCATGTCCTGGAAGAGCCAGTGATGCAAATATAGCTTTTAGTTATTCCAACAAGGATTTAGACGGTAAGAATTCATCTCGTAGTGCAACATCAGTTTGTAGTTTAGGATCCGGAAAGGCACCCACATCCGAGAAGCTAGAATTGTCAGAACCTGCTTCTGTGAAAGAAGGCAGTAGTTCGCCTAGAATCCAAACTCCATATTTACATTCTGGAAGCAGCAAGAGTGCAGTTGGAGGCAGTTCTGAGATTTCTCCCAAAATCCATCCAAAGTTAGAAGCAGATATTGACGACAATGGCAGGGACCCACTGGATAAAACTggtaaaaatttgaaggaagATGAGCTAGATGAGTTGAATGAGTTTGTTAAGTTACCTGACAAGCAGGAGTCTCCTTCGCAGACAGCTTCTGTGGATGAGAGTTTTGAATCTGATGCCTCAGAACATGAT GTTAAAGTATGTGATATCTGTGGGGATGCAGGACGAGAAGATTTGCTTGCTATATGTAGCAAGTGCACCGATGGTGCAGAGCACAC TTACTGTATGCGAGAAATGCTTCAAAAAGTTCCTGAAGGTGATTGGCTCTGTGAAGAATGCAAGCTGGGTGAGGGAACTGAAAGCCAAAAGCAAG GTTTGGATGCTGAAGGGAAAAAGGCAAATAAACTTAGCTCTAGTACACGTAGCTTAGGTAAGAGACATGCTGAAAATCTAGAGGGTGCTTCGGCTCCAAAAAGGCAGGCTATTCAAACAAATATGGGATCACCAAAATCATTGAGCCCCAGCAGACTATCTGCTTTCTCTCGAGAGGGTTCATTTAAGAACTTAGACAAGGGTAAAGTAAGGCCATCTCCGCAAATTTCTCTCGGCAACCATTCTGGTAATGGTATGCCAGAAGCTGTACGCACTCCCCCTTCTGGTCCACGGCTGCAAACATCGAAGG GGAGCTTATTGAAATGCAGTTCATTCAATACCTTAAATTCCAAACCCAAAGTGAAGCTTGTAGATGAAGTTGTTATTCAGAAACGGAAAGGTGCTAGAGAACATGCATCATTTGATAGCAAGGAGGAACCTGCTAGAATCATGGGGAAATCAATGTCATTTAAATCTGGTAACTCTGGACGGTTAAATTCTGGGGAATCAAAAGTTAAAACACTATCATCTAAATATCCTCATGTTCAAGATCTAAAGGGATTAAAGCAAGTTAAAGAGCAGATATCATCAGAAAggaaaaatatctcaaaattaaacCACTCTAGTTCTAGTGTCTCCACACCTAAGGTTGATCAGAAACTGACACCTCGTGCTGAtgcaatttctcattcatctgCAATCAACCACCGAGAAACTAAGGTTGTCCAGTCTGAAGGAAGACCAAATACTTTATCAAGGTCAACCAGCAATCTAGCTCGTAAAGGTGTAGACAATGCAGTTTCTTCTG TTGTTTCATCCACCAATGGGCGCAATTCTTCGGAACAGAAGGTAAACCCTGTAAGCCTGAAGGAGGAACCCTCATCAAGTTCTTCACGGGCATCTGAGAGGCAACCTAGTAACAATAATGGAGTCATGTCAGATGGCCTATCTCAGTCAGTAGATTCAATAAATCAGAGTGAGAAATCAAGGGAGAGTAGTGTTAGTCGATCCTCTAAAAGAGTTCCATGTCTAACATGCAAAGGAATGGGTCATACAGCTGAATATTGCTCAGTCTGTCAGGCATCTGGTGCTGATCAGTCTGCTCCTAGAACTTCTAGAGAAGAGATAAATAAAGGCAATAAGTTGAAAGCTGCAATTGAGGCAGCTATGCGTCTGAAGCCTGGAATATGTGAAAGAACTTCTCAAGATCCATCATCTGTTTGCGATAAGGCAAAGAATGTGATTTCTGTTGAAAGTACAGATGAAGGGAAAACAAATATTTGTAATCACGCTTCCACAGCTAATATCAAGCTGCTTAATTCACACTCCACTGATGCTGTCTCTGTAGTTTCTTCTGTTGGCAATCTTTCAGTGAGAGATAACTATGTCCCTCCTTTAGCCACAGTATCAGCTGTTCCAAAGCTGTCAGCCATCCCAGAACATGAATACATTTGGCA AGGGGCTTTTGATGTGAATAAACTTGGCAAACCTCCTGAGCTTTGTGGTGGAATTCAAGCCCATATCTCGACCCTTGCATCACCCAAAGTGCTTGAGGTTGTCAATTCTTTTCCGCACAAAGTTTCCTTGTACGAAGTACCTCGCTTGAGCACATGGCCAGCACAGTTTCATGACAGTAGTCCTAAGGAAGATAATATTGCTTTGTACTTCTTTGCCAAGGACCTTGAAAG TTATCAGAACAACTACAAGGTGCTTTTGGATACCATGGTCAAGAATGATCTTGCCGTCAAAGGAAATTTTGAAGGTGTTGAGCTTTTGATATTCCCATCCAACCACCTTCCAGAACATTGCCAGC GGTGGAATAACTTATTATTCCTCTGGGGTGTTTTCAaggcaagaaaggcaaactgTTCAAATTCCTCAAAGAGCGTGTGCAATCCTGATGCAAGTATGGTATGTTTGGAGAAACAGAGATCTAGTGATATTGCTCAGCCAGTAGATAATGAATCAGCCGCATGTGATAGTTCGTGCAATGTAGTTCCAGTAACCACTTCTGTTGAAAAGACATGTATCTCAACGGATAGAGTTGGTGATAATAAGGTTGCTTCTTTTGAGCAGACATTTGggggaataaaagaaaaattggagGAGCAAGATGTCAAAGTTGACACCAAATTCTTGTCTAGAATTGCAACAAGCAGCACACAGGTGCAACCAAAAATGAAATGCACTACTACTCTG GAAGAGAGCAAATTTCCAGATTCTCAATCTGACACCGAGCTAAAACCTTGCCTTCTAGTTACTGAAACCAATAATGGTTCTTTCAAAGTTGAGAAAGTGGAAATGCATATCGAAGAAGCTAAACCATCTTTAAATAATTGCCCTACTGGAAAACAAGAGGCAGTTGTTGAGGAGAAGATAGGTGGAGATCCTGTTAAAATTAGGGATTCAAAGGTTGATGTGTGTACTGATGGAAAAACTTCAATTAGAGATCTTAACTCGTTGCAATTGAATCATCCCAAAACCCCATTCTTGGATCTTACAAAACCAGTTCCCGAAGTTTCTACTGATACAAGTCAAAAACTGCCGTGGACTGAGGTGAAGAGAGTTTCTGTAGGTAGAGGATGTGATAATAAAAAGCTGAAGACGGGTTTCAGTGGGATATACCAGTATACCAGTGCTAGAGATCAAGTTCCTTTTAGAGATGATGGTTTAGCATCAGATAGACATTATCCAGGTTCTGGCTCTTTGGTTGAAGAGAAGAGGTGTGACATTGCTTGTGAAGAAAAGATAATCCCCGAGGACATGGGAAGTAGTGAAAGGTTTTTCTTTCCTGTAGAATCACGTGGTCCTGGGGAATTTCGGTTAGGGGACAATTCCAAACCATGGAAGGAGCTTTCCTTAAAGGACGAGGACCAAGTTCATGACACCTCTCCTAATCTTGAACTTGCTTTGGGAGCTGAGACGAGACCATCAAACAAAGGAATCCTGCCTTTCTTTGTAGGAGCAATGGAAAAAAATGACAACCGGAACACACCTCAAGATAAGGTAACCAAAAAGCAAGAGGAAGACGATGTATCTGCCtccctttccctttccctttctttcccttttccaGAGATGGAGCGGAATGTAAAACCCGTTCCTAAACCAGAGCAGCAGTTGCCTGAAAGACATCCTGTGAATACATCGCTGCTACTATTCCAGGGCTTCCCTGAAAAATAA